In Carassius carassius chromosome 7, fCarCar2.1, whole genome shotgun sequence, one genomic interval encodes:
- the zdhhc5a gene encoding palmitoyltransferase ZDHHC5-A isoform X2 codes for MTSGSMSGGVSGPTSPPHPTVPSRPLRPSRYVPVSAATAFLVGATTLFFCFTCPWLSEQFSVAVPIYNGIMFLFVLANFCMATFMDPGIFPRAEEDEDKEDDFRAPLYKTVEIRGIQVRMKWCSTCRFYRPPRCSHCSVCDNCVEDFDHHCPWVNNCIGRRNYRYFFLFLLSLTAHIMGVFGFGLLFILYHTQQLDRVHSAVTMAVMCVAGLFFIPVAGLTGFHVVLVARGRTTNEQVTGKFRGGVNPFTNGCLRNVSHVLCSSQAPRYLGRKRKAQTVSVQPPFLRPQLTEAQLAAKVLDNGIQGDLHRSKSSLMESQSADAEPPPPPPPKPELRYPGLSRGPAGHSEESSLLNKAPPTPTMFKYRPTYSSPGKNHTALTHAYANQSSQQPGYRSEPSLDGNEGGGVERRGPERTPGGPGGPPGSGITGYSLGGRSYPSFSDPTVLAGGAPRSSRSSSVRSSHNAPPSEATTSTSYKSLANQTPPPAPRNGSLSYDSLLTSSEIPDFESAAPEMSPGRPRTPVVGYSSPFLSAQIAQQRETELHQPSASSAALLASPQHTGYLRGSTTSPPAPPERERERLLHDSQHQHHHHHHHHHHHRPLRFSRPPLLSDSGPPQPSYPYRTRSTDTPLPPSAHPPHSPHPPPLGKSLSYSSAAAAEMQYRLVRKASASVGGGGIQAPKDEIQMKSYSRSNGQPKPSTPSSPSHPVSVSTRPGQAYSSAGSSQSPAQKPGGGVKKVTGVGGTTYEISV; via the exons GTGCCCTTGGCTTTCAGAGCAGTTTTCCGTCGCTGTGCCAATCTACAATGGCATTATGTTTCTGTTTGTTCTTGCCAACTTCTGTATGGCCACCTTTATGGATCCTGGCATCTTCCCTAGAG ctgAGGAAGATGAGGATAAAGAGGATGATTTCCGAGCTCCTCTTTATAAGACTGTGGAGATTCGAGGCATTCAAGTGCGGATGAAGTGGTGCTCTACTTGCCGTTTCTACAGACCCCCACGTTGCTCACACTGCTCCGTGTGCGACAACTGTGTGGag GATTTTGATCATCACTGTCCGTGGGTCAACAACTGTATCGGCCGGAGGAACTACCGTTACTTCTTCCTGTTCTTGCTCTCTTTGACGGCTCACATAATGGGCGTATTTGGCTTCGGCCTGCTTTTTATTCTCTACCACACCCAGCAGCTGGACCGAGTGCATTCGGCTGTCAC TATGGCTGTCATGTGTGTCGCTGGGCTTTTCTTCATCCCAGTGGCAGGTCTCACTGGTTTCCATGTCGTTCTGGTGGCAAGGGGCAGGACCACCAATGAGCAG GTAACAGGGAAGTTCCGGGGAGGTGTGAACCCCTTCACAAATGGCTGCTTGAGGAACGTTTCACACGTTCTGTGCAGCTCACAGGCACCCAG GTATCTTGGTAGAAAGAGGAAAGCTCAGACAGTGTCTGTTCAGCCTCCTTTCCTCCGACCGCAGCTTACTGAGGCTCAACTGGCAGCCAAGGTGCTCGACAACGGAATCCAAGGAGACCTTCACCGG TCTAAGAGCAGTTTGATGGAGAGTCAGTCTGCTGATGccgagcctccacctccacctccacctAAACCAGAGCTCAGATACCCTGGGCTGTCCCGAGGACCTGCCGGACACTCCGAGG AGAGTAGTCTGTTGAATAAAGCCCCGCCCACCCCCACCATGTTCAAGTACAGGCCCACATACAGCAGCCCGGGCAAGAACCACACTGCCCTCACACATGCCTATGCCAACCAG TCCAGTCAGCAGCCAGGCTATCGCTCTGAGCCCAGTCTGGATGGGAACGAGGGGGGTGGAGTGGAGCGAAGAGGGCCAGAGCGAACACCTGGGGGTCCTGGAGGACCTCCAGGCTCTGGGATCACCGGATACTCCCTAGGAGGGCGTTCGTATCCCTCCTTCTCTGATCCCACAGTTCTCGCCGGAGGGGCCCCGCGGTCCTCGCGGTCCTCCAGTGTTCGCTCTTCCCACAATGCCCCTCCATCCGAAGCCACCACCTCCACCAGCTACAAGAGCTTAGCCAATCAGACGCCACCGCCAGCTCCTCGGAATGGCAGTCTGTCATACGATAGCCTGCTCACATCGTCCGAAATCCCAGATTTTGAGTCGGCAGCACCTGAGATGTCACCAGGCCGACCGCGCACGCCTGTAGTTGGATACAGTTCACCTTTCCTGTCAGCACAGATCGCCCAGCAGCGGGAGACGGAGCTCCACCAGCCATCTGCCTCCAGCGCTGCCCTCCTCGCCTCACCGCAGCACACTGGCTATCTACGTGGCTCCACCACTTCTCCGCCCGCTCCACCTGAACGTGAGCGGGAACGTCTGCTGCACGACTCTCAGCATcagcaccaccaccaccaccatcatcaccatcaccatcggCCGCTCCGCTTCTCTCGACCTCCCCTGCTCTCTGACTCGGGCCCACCTCAGCCCTCATATCCATACCGCACGCGCTCCACTGACACGCCCCTGCCGCCCAGCGCTCACCCGCCACACTCGCCACACCCTCCGCCGCTGGGGAAGTCTCTGTCTTACTCTAGCGCTGCCGCTGCAGAGATGCAGTACCGCCTGGTCCGCAAAGCCTCGGCCTCGGTCGGGGGAGGGGGCATACAGGCGCCAAA GGACGAGATTCAGATGAAGTCATATAGTCGGTCAAACGGGCAACCGAAACCTTCCACCCCCTCGTCCCCCTCTCATCCTGTCAGCGTGTCCACTCGCCCAGGTCAGGCATATTCCAGTGCTGGCTCTTCTCAGAGCCCCGCCCAAAAGCCTGGAGGCGGGGTGAAGAAGGTGACTGGCGTCGGAGGGACCACTTACGAGATATCAGTGTGA
- the zdhhc5a gene encoding palmitoyltransferase ZDHHC5-A isoform X1, which translates to MTSGSMSGGVSGPTSPPHPTVPSRPLRPSRYVPVSAATAFLVGATTLFFCFTCPWLSEQFSVAVPIYNGIMFLFVLANFCMATFMDPGIFPRAEEDEDKEDDFRAPLYKTVEIRGIQVRMKWCSTCRFYRPPRCSHCSVCDNCVEDFDHHCPWVNNCIGRRNYRYFFLFLLSLTAHIMGVFGFGLLFILYHTQQLDRVHSAVTMAVMCVAGLFFIPVAGLTGFHVVLVARGRTTNEQVTGKFRGGVNPFTNGCLRNVSHVLCSSQAPRYLGRKRKAQTVSVQPPFLRPQLTEAQLAAKVLDNGIQGDLHRSKSSLMESQSADAEPPPPPPPKPELRYPGLSRGPAGHSEESSLLNKAPPTPTMFKYRPTYSSPGKNHTALTHAYANQMSRGDSLKESSSSLFQSSQQPGYRSEPSLDGNEGGGVERRGPERTPGGPGGPPGSGITGYSLGGRSYPSFSDPTVLAGGAPRSSRSSSVRSSHNAPPSEATTSTSYKSLANQTPPPAPRNGSLSYDSLLTSSEIPDFESAAPEMSPGRPRTPVVGYSSPFLSAQIAQQRETELHQPSASSAALLASPQHTGYLRGSTTSPPAPPERERERLLHDSQHQHHHHHHHHHHHRPLRFSRPPLLSDSGPPQPSYPYRTRSTDTPLPPSAHPPHSPHPPPLGKSLSYSSAAAAEMQYRLVRKASASVGGGGIQAPKDEIQMKSYSRSNGQPKPSTPSSPSHPVSVSTRPGQAYSSAGSSQSPAQKPGGGVKKVTGVGGTTYEISV; encoded by the exons GTGCCCTTGGCTTTCAGAGCAGTTTTCCGTCGCTGTGCCAATCTACAATGGCATTATGTTTCTGTTTGTTCTTGCCAACTTCTGTATGGCCACCTTTATGGATCCTGGCATCTTCCCTAGAG ctgAGGAAGATGAGGATAAAGAGGATGATTTCCGAGCTCCTCTTTATAAGACTGTGGAGATTCGAGGCATTCAAGTGCGGATGAAGTGGTGCTCTACTTGCCGTTTCTACAGACCCCCACGTTGCTCACACTGCTCCGTGTGCGACAACTGTGTGGag GATTTTGATCATCACTGTCCGTGGGTCAACAACTGTATCGGCCGGAGGAACTACCGTTACTTCTTCCTGTTCTTGCTCTCTTTGACGGCTCACATAATGGGCGTATTTGGCTTCGGCCTGCTTTTTATTCTCTACCACACCCAGCAGCTGGACCGAGTGCATTCGGCTGTCAC TATGGCTGTCATGTGTGTCGCTGGGCTTTTCTTCATCCCAGTGGCAGGTCTCACTGGTTTCCATGTCGTTCTGGTGGCAAGGGGCAGGACCACCAATGAGCAG GTAACAGGGAAGTTCCGGGGAGGTGTGAACCCCTTCACAAATGGCTGCTTGAGGAACGTTTCACACGTTCTGTGCAGCTCACAGGCACCCAG GTATCTTGGTAGAAAGAGGAAAGCTCAGACAGTGTCTGTTCAGCCTCCTTTCCTCCGACCGCAGCTTACTGAGGCTCAACTGGCAGCCAAGGTGCTCGACAACGGAATCCAAGGAGACCTTCACCGG TCTAAGAGCAGTTTGATGGAGAGTCAGTCTGCTGATGccgagcctccacctccacctccacctAAACCAGAGCTCAGATACCCTGGGCTGTCCCGAGGACCTGCCGGACACTCCGAGG AGAGTAGTCTGTTGAATAAAGCCCCGCCCACCCCCACCATGTTCAAGTACAGGCCCACATACAGCAGCCCGGGCAAGAACCACACTGCCCTCACACATGCCTATGCCAACCAG ATGAGTCGCGGGGACAGTCTTAAAgagtcctcttcctctctcttccaGTCCAGTCAGCAGCCAGGCTATCGCTCTGAGCCCAGTCTGGATGGGAACGAGGGGGGTGGAGTGGAGCGAAGAGGGCCAGAGCGAACACCTGGGGGTCCTGGAGGACCTCCAGGCTCTGGGATCACCGGATACTCCCTAGGAGGGCGTTCGTATCCCTCCTTCTCTGATCCCACAGTTCTCGCCGGAGGGGCCCCGCGGTCCTCGCGGTCCTCCAGTGTTCGCTCTTCCCACAATGCCCCTCCATCCGAAGCCACCACCTCCACCAGCTACAAGAGCTTAGCCAATCAGACGCCACCGCCAGCTCCTCGGAATGGCAGTCTGTCATACGATAGCCTGCTCACATCGTCCGAAATCCCAGATTTTGAGTCGGCAGCACCTGAGATGTCACCAGGCCGACCGCGCACGCCTGTAGTTGGATACAGTTCACCTTTCCTGTCAGCACAGATCGCCCAGCAGCGGGAGACGGAGCTCCACCAGCCATCTGCCTCCAGCGCTGCCCTCCTCGCCTCACCGCAGCACACTGGCTATCTACGTGGCTCCACCACTTCTCCGCCCGCTCCACCTGAACGTGAGCGGGAACGTCTGCTGCACGACTCTCAGCATcagcaccaccaccaccaccatcatcaccatcaccatcggCCGCTCCGCTTCTCTCGACCTCCCCTGCTCTCTGACTCGGGCCCACCTCAGCCCTCATATCCATACCGCACGCGCTCCACTGACACGCCCCTGCCGCCCAGCGCTCACCCGCCACACTCGCCACACCCTCCGCCGCTGGGGAAGTCTCTGTCTTACTCTAGCGCTGCCGCTGCAGAGATGCAGTACCGCCTGGTCCGCAAAGCCTCGGCCTCGGTCGGGGGAGGGGGCATACAGGCGCCAAA GGACGAGATTCAGATGAAGTCATATAGTCGGTCAAACGGGCAACCGAAACCTTCCACCCCCTCGTCCCCCTCTCATCCTGTCAGCGTGTCCACTCGCCCAGGTCAGGCATATTCCAGTGCTGGCTCTTCTCAGAGCCCCGCCCAAAAGCCTGGAGGCGGGGTGAAGAAGGTGACTGGCGTCGGAGGGACCACTTACGAGATATCAGTGTGA